In the genome of Cytophagia bacterium CHB2, the window CGCCATGTAGACGATAATGATGCTAATGTCGATCCAATGTAATTGCATATTCTCCCTTCCGGTTTATGCGCGCAAGGCAGACCGTGGTGTTGCGGCCACACGCCTCAGCAAGAAACAATTGGTGTGCGAATTCTTTCTTAGCCGATTCTGACGATTTGGCATTTGCTTGTGGCTAATTTTGCCTGGCGATAATGCTGTTCTTGCAACACAAAAATGCTAAGCTTGCCACTCACGACAACAATCCATTACGTTTTATGACTTCGGCATACCATTTTGCGGAAGCCTTGGGTAAGCGCTGGCCGCTGCGAAAATCGACATGATGTAATCCAAAACGCTTCGAATAACCTTCGCCCCACTCAAAATTATCCAGGAACGACCAGACAAAATAGCCTTTGAGTTTGACCTTGCCGGCGAGTGCTTCGTACGCAGCATTAAGATACTCTTCGAGAAAGGCAATACGTTGAAGGTCATTGACCTGGCCGTTTTCAATGACATCGGCGAGGGCGCAGCCGTTTTCCGTGACGTAGATATCGGGGGAATGGTAGCGTGCATCAATCCAGTGCAGCAGTTTGCGAAAGCCGAAGGGAACGATGTTCCATTCCATTTGAGTTTTCTTCCACGCCGGATCAGAGCTGAGCACAACCTCTTGATCTTCACTCAGCCCGGCGTTGTCAAGAACGGCGTTAGTGACTTTGGGCGCGGGGGCATGCGCGGCATACATCGTTGAGTAATGATTCAATCCAAAAAAATCCGTCGAACCTTTGAGCAAGTTTTTTTCATTATCATTAAACTGCGGCAATCGTTTGCCGAGACGCTCACGCATAACCGCAGGATAGTCTCCGAAATAAACCGGATCGGCAAACCAGCCGAGAAAAAACTCCACCGCGCGCTGCGCCGCCCGCTTGTCCGCCTCGCTGGCGGTCAGCGGTTCACGCCAGTCGCAGTTGTTGGTGATGGCAATCACGCCCCTCTGCTGCGCTTGAAATTGCGTGCGATATCTTTCCACCGCCAACGCGTGCGCGCGCAAGAGCGTATGGCCGGCAAGATAAGGTTCATCGCGCGAAACGCGGCCGGGCGCATGCACACCCAAGCCGTGGCCAAGCACCGCGCTGCACCACGGTTCATTCAATGTGAGCCAGTGTTTGACGCGGTCGCCGAACGCCTCGAAACAAATGGCCGCATAATCCGCAAAAAATTCTGCCAGTTTGGGATTCAGCCAGCCGTCGTATTCCATTTGCAGAGCCAATGGCAAATCCCAATGATAAAGCGTGATCCAGGGCGTGATGTGATGCGCCAATAGGGCATCGATCAAATCAGAATAAAAGCGCAGGCCTTTGAAATTGGGTTTGCCGCGGCCATCGGGTTGAATCCGCGGCCAGGAGAGAGAAAAGCGGTAAGCCTTCAGGCCGATATCGGCCATCAACTTGACATCCTCAGCGAAACGATAGTAATGATCGCATGCAAAGTCTCCGGTGTCGTTGTTTTTGATTTTTCCCGGAATGTGGCAGAAGGCGTCCCAAATCGACAACCCCTTGCCGCCCTCGAGCCAGGCGCCTTCAATCTGATAGCTCGAGGTGGCCGCGCCCCAGACAAAATCGGCTGGAAATTCTTTCATCGTAATTGCTCGTAATGTCCAATAGAGAATTTCGTGTATGTCCCAAATGGAATTTTTGCAGTAAAACTGATCACCAGAAAATTCTGTCGAAAAACAGATAAACCGTTAGCATCACCTCAGGCTGAAGTTGAATTGCTTTTGATATGGTCGATCAGTTCATCAACTTGCGCAAAAGCGATTGCCGTGTACGTATCCGCCGCGCCGTAATAGATTGCTATCCGGCCGGTATCCGCGTCGCAAAGGGTCGCGCAGGGGAACACCACATTGGGAACAAATCCCACGAGTTCATATTGCTTTTCAGGCGTGAGCAGATAATCATTCGTGCGATAGAGTACTTTATGCGGCTCGTCCAAATCGAGCAACGCGCCACCCATGCTGTAGACGAAACCGTTGCACGTAGTGACCACGCCGTGATACAGCAATAGCCAGCCTTCTTTGGTTTCAATCGGCACCGGACCGGCGCCGATTTTCGTTCCCTGCCACCAATTCTTTCCGCCGCTCGCCATGACGTGCCGGTGTTTGCCCCAATACGTCAAATCCGGACTGTAACTCAAAACGATATCACCGAAGGGCGTGTGGCCGCTATCGCTGGGCCGGCTTAACATGGCATAAAGTCCTTTGATTTTCCGCGGAAACAAAACGCCGTTACGATTGAACGGCATGGTGGCATTTTCCAACCGTGTGAACGTTTTGAAATCTTTTGTCATTCCCAAGCCGATGGAAGGCCCGGGAAAATCGTCGCACCAGGTAATATAGTAATTATCTTCCAATTTCAACAAACGAGGATCATAGGCATAACTGGTCGGCGCCGGCCGGCCTTTTTCATCAACCCATGAAATACCCTCCGGTTCTATTTTCCAGTTGATCGCATCTTCACTTCGCCCAAAAAACAATGAGGGCCGGCTGTTCTTTTGATCAATTCGAAAAACACCGACAAAAGCGCCTTGATAAGGAAGTACCGCGCTATTAAACGCGCGCGCGCCTCGCGGTATGGGATTCCAATCAATTATCGGATTCTTGCTGTAACGCCATACCACTTCGTGCAGACCCGCGGGTTTATCTTCCCACGGAATGCCGGGTAAGCTCGCGCCTATTATCATTTTGCTCATACATGTCACCCTTTGTGTTGAGGATCAGTTAAAAAGTTCTGGCACAGCGGCTTCTTCATGTGCAGCTCTTGCGATCTTTGCCGGGCGTTCTTGCTTTTTCCATGGCCGGACTCATGAGTTGAAACCATCGATTCGCCGCCTGGCAACAGTCTTTCGTGAACGGCAAAGCAACTTTTTGAAGCAACGAACCTTGCGCAGTAAAACGGGCGGTTAATTCGAGACTATTTATTTGCCGGAGTCAACGTCAGCAATTTTACCTCATGCGAGGCAAGCTGACTGACAAATGATTTATTCGTCTTACCCAAATTTTTTCTGGCCCACAAATCGCGAATGGCAAACTGGGTTTGACTAAAATTAATTTCCCGCTTGGCAAAGGAGTCAACGATGGCGTGTTCTTTCCACAAGAAATTGATCGTCTTTACTGCCGAGCCGCGGTTCAAAAAACACACGGCCCATTCTCCTGCGGATAGCGGTTTAAACCAAATCTCAAGGCTGTCCTGTGCGGAGTATTGAAATCCCTGAATGCCAAGAGAGTCTTGATTGACTGCAATCACTTCCCGGTTGGTGAGAATCTCCACCGTTTCTTTTGACATGTTTCTCAAATCGTTTCCGGCCATCAAGGGCGCGGCCAGCATGCTCCACATGGAAAAATGCGCGCGATCTTCGCTGACTGACATGCCGTTGCCAACCTCCATCATGTCGGGATCATTCCAATGATCCGGGCCGGCATGCACGCGCAGGCCTTTTTGCATATCGAGAATGTAGGTGACGCCCCAGGATTTCCAGGTGCCGTGATCAACGACGCAATCAAAGCAGTTGGTAATGTCGCCGGTGGTGCGCCAGAGATGGCCGATATTTTTTCCCCATTCCCACGGCTTGTTGCTGCCCCATTCGCAGAGGCTAAAAACCACGGGGCGGCCGGCGGCATACAGCGCATTGCGCATGGTCAAGTATGCGCCTTCGGCATTCAGCCCTTCAGTGTTGCACCAATCGTATTTCAAATAATCCACGCCCCACCTGGCATATTGCATGGCATCCTGATATTCATAACCGCGGCTGCCCGGCCGTCCGCCGCACGTCTTCCATCCTGCATCGGAATAAATGCCGAATTTCAGACCCCTGGCATGAATGTAATCCGCCAGCGCTTTCATACCGGAGGGAAACCGCTCCGGATGCGGCTGAATGAACCCGAGACTATCGCGCTCTCCGTGCCAGCAATCATCAATCACGATATATTCATAGCCGGCCGCTTTCATGCCGCTGCTCACCATGGCATCCGCGGTTTCGCGAATCAGTTGTTCATTCACCTCACAAGCAAATTTGTTCCAACTGTTCCAGCCCATGGGCGGCGTCAAGGCCAGGCCCTCGAATTTCTGTGCAAAAGCCGGCAGCGCCGCGAGCAAAATGATCAATACAATCAAGTTTCTCATTGCACGGTTTTCCTGTTACATTGTCACTTTGATTAATTCATCTATCTTCACACTGTCATCCCGCAGGGACCTTGCGAGGTACTCGGCCTCAGGCCTGGTACTTCAAAAGATCCTTGCTGGATGGCACAGTCAACCGCATGAATCATTCAAGGTAATGGTACACTAACGTCGGGATAACAAATCATTTGCTTCAATGGCAGTGATCAACTGTTGCGCAATTTTTTCATGCGAGGCCACATTGGGATGTCCGTTCGCCACATATCCATCCTGAAAATAATCGAACTGCGCAAAATAAATATCGCGCTTGCCAGACTTACGCTCATCATTCACAACTTGCTGGGCGTTCTCACGCATCCACGCAACATGCGCCGCTACCGCAAGAATTTTCACGCCGGGATAAGCGCGGCGAATCGTTGCCAAAAATTCATGATACCGTTTGCGATAAAGCGTGGAATTTTCCCCGGAAACGTTGCCAGCCTGGTCTTTCAATCCGGAATAATCATTCAATCCCAGGCAAATCACTACCAGCTCCGGCGCCCATCGTTGAAAATCCCATTTGGGTTCAGGCGCGTCCATCAAGGCGCGATCGAAACGATCGGGCATGTTCAGCGTATGATCTCCTGACCAATCCGTAACCATTCCGATGCCGGAACGCGCGGTGATGTGATACTGTGCGTTAAAGTGCCGGGCGACGATCACGGCAAATCCCTTGTCCAGATTGGTAACCGGAAAGGTTTCTTCCCAGGGCATGCTCAATACCGTCGCTTCGTTGCCTTCCGCAACGGTGAACGAATCTCCGATGAATTCAATCTTGTGCGTCTTCATTGCGGACGCCGGCGGGAGAAGCTGCGCGCCCTCATCGAGTAAAAAGCCGGAGAACGAATAAATTTTATTCTGGGCGCAGTTACGCTTCGTCAACAATACCGTGTGTTTTCCAGCTTTTAAACCATCAACAAGGAGGTAATCGGATTCTTCCGCCGCAGTGCCGTGAAAAATGTGATGCAACGTCCCGTCGAGATAAACATTGTAGTAATTCCCGTTATCGGCCATGCGCACACCAATGCTGGTTCCGCTGAATTCCGCATAAAGCGCGACGCCCGGCCAGGAGTGCTTCGCATGCAAGGAATCCGACAAATCCCACCTGCCCCAATATTGAATGTGGGGATGATTGGCCGGAACGAATTTCGTGGCAAGCGCCGCGGAATGAGAGGCAATAAACGGAAACAAAGCTGTAAAGAGGAAGGCGCGGGGACATGCCTTGATGAAATTGCCTATGGTTTTCATTCTGCCGTTCCTCGCCGTTCATTTAATTCCATGGCGATGCGCCGCATCGTGCTTTCATCCAATTTGTAAAACAGAATCAATGCAATTGCCACGCACCCCGCTGCCGCCGGAATAATGCTCATCAGCGCTTTCAACCCCGACAGCACCTCGGGATTTTGCGCCAGGTTTGCCTGAAATCCAAACGCCGACAACAACGTGCCCGCGAGGAATGCGCCGATGGCCCAGCCAAATTTTTGTGACATCGTCGATGCGGAAAAAACCAGACCTGTAGCTCTTCTGCCGGTTTTCCATTCTGAATAATCCGCGGCATCCGCATACATGGCCCAAATGAGCGGCGATAAAGGTCCGCCGGCAAACGAGCCAATCGCCTGAAAGATAAACATTAAAATCACCTCTTCAGGTTTCAATAGAAAGAATATTGCAGTAGACACCGCCGCCGTTGCAAACAGAATGAGGAAGGCCCGTTTCTTGCCGATCTTTTTGGCAAAAAAGTTCGTAAAGATGACGCCGATGATTGCCAGCCATTGCCCGATGGCATTGAATGCCGAGGTAAGCGCGACAAAACCATACGTATGCGTCTTGCCGAAAATCGTCACTTCTTGATCGCCGACATAGTATTTGAAATAATGCGCCGTCACGCTCATGCGGGTGGCGACGAAGAGAATCATCA includes:
- a CDS encoding glycosylase, with product MSKMIIGASLPGIPWEDKPAGLHEVVWRYSKNPIIDWNPIPRGARAFNSAVLPYQGAFVGVFRIDQKNSRPSLFFGRSEDAINWKIEPEGISWVDEKGRPAPTSYAYDPRLLKLEDNYYITWCDDFPGPSIGLGMTKDFKTFTRLENATMPFNRNGVLFPRKIKGLYAMLSRPSDSGHTPFGDIVLSYSPDLTYWGKHRHVMASGGKNWWQGTKIGAGPVPIETKEGWLLLYHGVVTTCNGFVYSMGGALLDLDEPHKVLYRTNDYLLTPEKQYELVGFVPNVVFPCATLCDADTGRIAIYYGAADTYTAIAFAQVDELIDHIKSNSTSA
- a CDS encoding beta-glucosidase encodes the protein MKEFPADFVWGAATSSYQIEGAWLEGGKGLSIWDAFCHIPGKIKNNDTGDFACDHYYRFAEDVKLMADIGLKAYRFSLSWPRIQPDGRGKPNFKGLRFYSDLIDALLAHHITPWITLYHWDLPLALQMEYDGWLNPKLAEFFADYAAICFEAFGDRVKHWLTLNEPWCSAVLGHGLGVHAPGRVSRDEPYLAGHTLLRAHALAVERYRTQFQAQQRGVIAITNNCDWREPLTASEADKRAAQRAVEFFLGWFADPVYFGDYPAVMRERLGKRLPQFNDNEKNLLKGSTDFFGLNHYSTMYAAHAPAPKVTNAVLDNAGLSEDQEVVLSSDPAWKKTQMEWNIVPFGFRKLLHWIDARYHSPDIYVTENGCALADVIENGQVNDLQRIAFLEEYLNAAYEALAGKVKLKGYFVWSFLDNFEWGEGYSKRFGLHHVDFRSGQRLPKASAKWYAEVIKRNGLLS
- a CDS encoding glycoside hydrolase family 27 protein; protein product: MRNLIVLIILLAALPAFAQKFEGLALTPPMGWNSWNKFACEVNEQLIRETADAMVSSGMKAAGYEYIVIDDCWHGERDSLGFIQPHPERFPSGMKALADYIHARGLKFGIYSDAGWKTCGGRPGSRGYEYQDAMQYARWGVDYLKYDWCNTEGLNAEGAYLTMRNALYAAGRPVVFSLCEWGSNKPWEWGKNIGHLWRTTGDITNCFDCVVDHGTWKSWGVTYILDMQKGLRVHAGPDHWNDPDMMEVGNGMSVSEDRAHFSMWSMLAAPLMAGNDLRNMSKETVEILTNREVIAVNQDSLGIQGFQYSAQDSLEIWFKPLSAGEWAVCFLNRGSAVKTINFLWKEHAIVDSFAKREINFSQTQFAIRDLWARKNLGKTNKSFVSQLASHEVKLLTLTPANK